AATTGACCGCTTTCCACGCGCCCCTCCACCACCACAGCCCCGGGCAGCAGGGACAAGTCGCCCCGGCATTCCGGACAGGCCAGCAGCTCCAGGTGTTCAGGCCGCATCGGAGACAGGGTCAAACTTCGCCGACCATATCAGCGATGGATTTGCGCAGCGGGCGGGGTGAAGGATCGTTGGGATGGCCCAGCGGCGTCACCGCCACCGGATCCCAATCCTCATCCAGATTCAAAGCCAGGCGCATCCCCTGCCGGTCAAAGGCACAAATCCAGCAGGTCCCCAGTCCCTCGGCCGCCGCCGCCAACACCAGGTGCTCAAAAGCAATCGCCACATCCACCTCATGGTAGCTTTGGCCGTCCCGCCGCCAGCCCAGCTTGCGGTGTCCCAGCCCCACGATAATTAGGGGGGCGGTCATCACCCACGGTTGCAGCAGGCGGCTGACGCGGGCGCGCATGGCATCACTCTTTACCACCAGGAACCGCCACGGCTGCAAATTGCAGGCCGAGGGCGCCCATCGGACAGCCTCCCAAATCCTTTCCAGCTTGTCGGGGCTGACAGGGGTCGGATGATACAACCGCACACTGCGGCGCGCCTTGATG
The DNA window shown above is from Verrucomicrobiia bacterium and carries:
- a CDS encoding nitroreductase family protein — its product is MNFYDVIKARRSVRLYHPTPVSPDKLERIWEAVRWAPSACNLQPWRFLVVKSDAMRARVSRLLQPWVMTAPLIIVGLGHRKLGWRRDGQSYHEVDVAIAFEHLVLAAAAEGLGTCWICAFDRQGMRLALNLDEDWDPVAVTPLGHPNDPSPRPLRKSIADMVGEV